CGGAGTGCGGGGAGAGGCCCGCGCCCGCCTGAGACGTGGATCACACGCGCCCATGTCACGTTCGGCCGGGGCCGCTCCGTCATGAGGGTGTAACCAGCCCGGCAGCAACGCATAGGAGCTCATGATGGAAGCGCGTCTGAACGTCTTCGGAAACCCCTTCGCGGCCACGTTCCTGAAGCACATCAATTCGGCGGGTATGGCGGTCGGCAAGTCGGCCGTTCCGGCGGCCACGCAGGAACTCGTGAAGATCCGCGCCAGTCAGATCAACGGCTGCGGATTCTGCCTCGACATGCACACCAAGGAAGCCGCCGAGGCCGGTGAGACCGCGCTGCGGCTGAACCTGATCGCGGCCTGGCGGGAGGCCACGGTCTTCACCGACGCCGAGCGCGCCGCCCTGGAACTGACCGAGCAGGGCACGCGCATCGCCGACGCGGCGGGCGGGGTCACGGACGAGGCGTGGGCCGACGCGGCCAAGCACTACGACGAGGACCAGCTCCTCGCCCTGGTGGCCCTCATCGCCGTGATCAACACCTACAACCGGCTGAACGTCATGACCCGGCAGTCGGCCGGGGACTACCAGCCCGGCCAGTTCGGCTGACGGTCCGTCCGCCGTCGGGGCCGCTCGCGCGGTCCCGGCGGACGGGGGCAGTGTCCGTGCCCGAGGTGGGCCGGGGCCCGGGAATTCCGTCCGGGATACATGCGGGGAAATGGCCCCGGATAACGTGAGGAATGCCGTTCAAAAGTGCTCCGTCGCGCTAGTCCGTACATAGCGTTCCGCCTATGAGCCCACCGTTCCCGTTCGATTACAGTGCTTGCGCAGTCGCACTGTGAGTCGGAGGAAAAAGGGGGCACGGTGACCACAGGGACCACAGCCGTCTGGGGCCGCGCCCAGCAGCAGGACTTCCGCGGCCGGGTACGGGGGTCCCTGCTCGGCGGGGCCATCGGGGACGCGCTCGGAGCGGGGGTCTCCGGGCTCACCCTGGAGGCGATACGCGCGACCCACGGCGCGGAGGGCGTCGCCGACTTCGTCCCGGTGCACGGCAGACGCGGTGCCGTCACCGCTGTCACCCAGCTCACGCTCTTCACCGTCGACGGGCTGATCCGGGCCCAGGTCCGCCGCGACACCGGAGCCTGGCACCCGCCCACCGACGTGCACCGCGCCCATCTGCGCTGGGCGGCCACCCAGAGCGCCTGGGGGCCCGACGAGCGTCGCAAGGACAACGGCTGGCTGGCCAGGGAGGAGTGGCTCTACACCCGCCGCGCCCCCACCAGGGAGTGCCTGGCCGGCTTCGGTGACTCCACGATGGGCACGCTCGCCGTACCCAAGAACCCGGCGGCACGGGACTCGGCCGCGCTCACCCGCTCAGCGCCCTTCGGGCTGCTCGTCGGCTGGGAGCCCCAGCTCGTCCTCCAGCTGGCCGTCGAGTGCGCCGCCCACACCCACGGGCACGCCACCGCCCAGCTCGCGGCCGGAGCGCTCGCCGTGATGGTGCACGGACTGGCTCGCGGGGAGACCCTGGACGGTTCGGTCCAGCGCACTCTGGCGCTGCTCGCCGAACGGCCGGGCGGCGAGCAGGTCACCGACGCGCTGAGGCAGGCGCTCGGCTCCGTACGCCAGGGGATCCCCGGGCCCGCCCTCATCGAGGCGCTCGGCGACACCGACTCCGCGGAGGAGGTGCTCGCCGTGGCGCTGTACTGCGCTCTGGTCGGCGAGGACATGCGTCACGGTCTGCGGCTCGCCGTGAACCACTCCGGGCCCTCCGCGGCCACGGGAGCCGTCTGCGGGGCCCTTCTGGGGGCGCTGCACGGCGAGACGGCGCTGCCGCCGGGCTGGCTGGCGGAACTGGAGGGGCGCTCGACCCTCCTCGAACTCTCCGACGACTTCGCGATGGAGATGACCCAGGGGCCGGCCCTGCACAGTCCCACCGCGGCCGCCCCGGGTTGGCTGGCCCGCTATCCCCGGGACTGAGCGGGCCCGACCGTACGGACGCCTCGGGGCGAGGGCGGGGAGAACAGGGATGGGCGGGCGCCGCCGCGCCCGCCCACCGTCCGTGTGACTCCCGCCTGCGCGGCGGGTCAGTCCTTCACGCCCTCCACGACCCCCGTGCTTCCGGGTCCGGACTTCTGCAGCGGGAGGGCCGCAGCCGAGGCTCCGCCCTCGGGGCCCCCGTCGTCCGAGTTGATCAGATCGATCAGCGCGTCGCGCTCCGGAGTGTCCTCGGGCTTGATGAACCCGATGGCGATGTAGAGCACGAGGGAGATCGCCAGCGGCAGCGCCACCTGGTACTGCAGGGCTACGTCCGTCTTCACCGAACCGTCGAAGTTGTAGTTGGTGAGGTAGAAGGCGAGCAGCCCGGCCGCCCAGCTGGTGAGCGCCGCGGTGGGCCCGGAACGGCGGAACCTGCGCAGCAGGCCCAGCATGAACGGGATCGCGATCGGGCCCATGAGCCCGGCCACCCACTTGATGACGACCGAGATGATGTCCTTGAACGTCGGCGAGTTGATCTGGGTCGCCAGTGCCATCGAGAGCCCGAGGAAGGCGAGGGTGGACAGCCGCGCGGCCAGCAGACCGCTGCGGTCGCTCCAGGTGCGGGCCGACTTCGAGAGGACCGGTGCGATGTCACGGGTGAAGACCGCCGAGATGGCGTTGGCGTCGGAGGAGCACATGGCCATCGTGTGCGAGAAGAAGCCGACGACGACCAGACCCAGCAGTCCGTGCGGCAGCAACTGCTCGGTCATCAGGGCGTAACTGTCGGACGCGTCGGGCTTCTTGGCCTCGACGAGCAGCGGGGCGACCCACATCGGGAAGAAGAGCACCGTCGGCCAGACCAGCCACAGCACGGCCGAGAGCCGGGCCGAACGGGTGGCGGAGCGAGCGGAGTCCGTGGCCATGTAGCGCTGGGCCTGGTTCCACATGCCGCCGTTGTACTCGAAGGTCTTGATGAAGAGGTACGCCAGCAGGAACGTCACCGTGTACGGGCCGGCCGTCGGGCTCGTGTGGCCCTCGGGCAGCTTGTCCCAGACCGTCCACAGCGAGCTGAAGCCGCCCAGCTTGCTCATGGCGATGAAGAGCATGGCCAGACCGGCGAAGAGCTGGATGATGAACTGTCCGAGCTCGGTGAGCGCGTCGGCCCACAGTCCGCCGACCGTGCAGTACACGGCGGTGATGGCACCCGTGATGAAGATGCCCTGGGTCAGGGTGATGCCGGTGAAGACGGAGAGCAGGGTGGCGATGGCCGCCCACTTGGCACCGACGTCCACGATCTTCAGCAGCAGACCGGACCAGGCCAGGGCCTGCTGGGTCGGGATGTTGTAGCGGTTCTTCAGGTATTCGAGCGGCGAGGCGACGTGCAGCCGCGAACGCAGCCGGTTGAGCCGGGGGGCGAAGAGCTTCGCGCCGATCCCGATGCCGATCGCGATCGGCAGCGACCAGGTCACGAAGGACGTGACACCGTACTGGTACGCGATCCCGGCGTAGCCGGTGAACATCACCGCGCTGTACCCGGACATGTGGTGCGAGATGCCCGACAGCCACCACGGCATCTTGCCGCCGGCCGTGAAGAAGTCGCTGACGTTGTCCACGCGCTTGTGCGACCAGAGTCCGATCGCGACCATCACACCGAAGTATCCGATGAGCACGGCCCAGTCGAGACTGTTCATGTGCCCCCTCCAGGGGTCCGCCTTGTGAACGGGAACGCACTTCGTCAGTACGGCCGTTCAGCGGGATCCCCGTGCGGGAACGGGGACTTGGGGGATTGAACCGCTTGTCCGGGTCCACGGTCAAGGATTTCTTGGTCAGGGATGTGAACGCAGATCAGCAAGGCGAACGATTTTACGTGTTCTTGACCTTGCGGGGCGTTGTCGTGAGCGTGACCACGGCCACACGATGAGCGAGCACTTCGTCAGGCTGTGCAGAGTCCGACGCGAGCAGGAACGCGCGGACGCAGGAACACGGAAACGCAGGAACGCCCGAGAACGCAGAACGACCGCACGGGATGCGGGTCCCGTGCGGTCGGAGAAAGGGGAAAGCTGCACGACGTGACTGACGCACCGACGGCGCCGAGCGCGTGGTCGGTGTCGATCGCTGTGGTCGTGATGTGTGCGTACGTCGACGGGTGGCGCCGGCCCGGGCGGGAAGCCGAGCCCCCTCGGCCAGGACGGCGGGCCGGTCGAGAGGGCTCCTGACGGTCGTGTGCGGCGACCGGACGCAGCGCGGATCCGAGAGGTCGACGTATGCGTCAGGCGTTGATCGAGCCCGACGCGACGTCACTCACGAAGGTGTTCCACGCTCCGGACACGAAGGAGAGCGAGGGGCCCTCGGGCGCCTTCGAGTCGCGCACGGCGATGGCCTGTGTGACGGGCGACTTCACTTCGACGCACGCACCGTTGCCGCCGGAGTACGACGACTTCGTCCAGTTTTCCGTAGCACCCTGAAGAATGGCCATGTTCACTCCGGTTCAGAGAGTTGATGTGAGTGGCACCAACTTCGTTCCTGTTGGCGTGATCGACGCTACTCGCCAACATCGCTTGGTGGTGCAGCCGTTCACTCGACCGGATGGCATATTCCGTGCAGGTCTTCCGCTGTGAGGTGGGGGCGGTGTATCTTCCCGCTCCCACCTCACCTGCATCACAGCATTTCCCGCACATCAGCCCTTGTCGGACTGTCCTGTTCGCGTTGGTGACACCGGACTCTCAGCGGGTGTAGCCCTTGGCGATGTCGCCG
The DNA window shown above is from Streptomyces sp. Alt3 and carries:
- a CDS encoding carboxymuconolactone decarboxylase family protein, which translates into the protein MEARLNVFGNPFAATFLKHINSAGMAVGKSAVPAATQELVKIRASQINGCGFCLDMHTKEAAEAGETALRLNLIAAWREATVFTDAERAALELTEQGTRIADAAGGVTDEAWADAAKHYDEDQLLALVALIAVINTYNRLNVMTRQSAGDYQPGQFG
- a CDS encoding ADP-ribosylglycohydrolase family protein, whose amino-acid sequence is MTTGTTAVWGRAQQQDFRGRVRGSLLGGAIGDALGAGVSGLTLEAIRATHGAEGVADFVPVHGRRGAVTAVTQLTLFTVDGLIRAQVRRDTGAWHPPTDVHRAHLRWAATQSAWGPDERRKDNGWLAREEWLYTRRAPTRECLAGFGDSTMGTLAVPKNPAARDSAALTRSAPFGLLVGWEPQLVLQLAVECAAHTHGHATAQLAAGALAVMVHGLARGETLDGSVQRTLALLAERPGGEQVTDALRQALGSVRQGIPGPALIEALGDTDSAEEVLAVALYCALVGEDMRHGLRLAVNHSGPSAATGAVCGALLGALHGETALPPGWLAELEGRSTLLELSDDFAMEMTQGPALHSPTAAAPGWLARYPRD
- a CDS encoding sodium:solute symporter family protein, with protein sequence MNSLDWAVLIGYFGVMVAIGLWSHKRVDNVSDFFTAGGKMPWWLSGISHHMSGYSAVMFTGYAGIAYQYGVTSFVTWSLPIAIGIGIGAKLFAPRLNRLRSRLHVASPLEYLKNRYNIPTQQALAWSGLLLKIVDVGAKWAAIATLLSVFTGITLTQGIFITGAITAVYCTVGGLWADALTELGQFIIQLFAGLAMLFIAMSKLGGFSSLWTVWDKLPEGHTSPTAGPYTVTFLLAYLFIKTFEYNGGMWNQAQRYMATDSARSATRSARLSAVLWLVWPTVLFFPMWVAPLLVEAKKPDASDSYALMTEQLLPHGLLGLVVVGFFSHTMAMCSSDANAISAVFTRDIAPVLSKSARTWSDRSGLLAARLSTLAFLGLSMALATQINSPTFKDIISVVIKWVAGLMGPIAIPFMLGLLRRFRRSGPTAALTSWAAGLLAFYLTNYNFDGSVKTDVALQYQVALPLAISLVLYIAIGFIKPEDTPERDALIDLINSDDGGPEGGASAAALPLQKSGPGSTGVVEGVKD
- a CDS encoding DUF397 domain-containing protein; protein product: MAILQGATENWTKSSYSGGNGACVEVKSPVTQAIAVRDSKAPEGPSLSFVSGAWNTFVSDVASGSINA